The Bubalus bubalis isolate 160015118507 breed Murrah chromosome 16, NDDB_SH_1, whole genome shotgun sequence genome window below encodes:
- the OOSP4B gene encoding oocyte-secreted protein 4B isoform X4, translating to MKASAVLAGLLVLFLLIRSLDNLSVTCAKNWLQVKVRRTPFVDELLFQVHELFLGDGCPVTTELPDSFEFLYSLITCGIRTHESSWGILIESSVTYGSLFINRGGVMPVLCFVKRNDPFTFGEEDIESDNETSGENAQGPGRQKNTPPPEAPSLEPPPGMPCKSEQLRRPDAWRVHHPRNSFSLVGVCNFFF from the exons ATGAAGGCCTCTGCTGTGTTAGCAGGACTCCTCGTGCTTTTTCTGTTGATCCGTAGTTTGGATAATT TGTCTGTCACCTGTGCTAAAAACTGGCTCCAGGTCAAAGTGAGACGAACGCCATTTGTGGATGAGCTGCTATTCCAGGTTCACGAGCTCTTTCTCGGAGATGGCTGCCCCGTCACCACAGAGCTGCCTGATTCCTTTGAGTTCCTTTACAGTCTTATTACTTGTGGCATCAGGACTCAC GAAAGCTCGTGGGGCATTCTCATTGAAAGCTCAGTCACATATGGATCTTTGTTTATAAACAGAGGAGGTGTCATGCCAGTGCTGTGCTTTGTTAAAAG aaaTGATCCATTCACCTTTGGGGAAGAAGACATAGAAAGTGATAATGAAACATCTGGGGAAAACGCCCAAGGGCCAGGCAGACAGAAAAACACACCACCACCGGAAGCACCATCCTTGGAGCCCCCTCCAGGAATGCCATGCAA gtccgagcagctcaggcgaccagatGCTTGGCGAGTGCACCATCCCAG GAACAGTTTTTCTCTTGTTGgagtatgtaatttttttttttaa
- the OOSP4B gene encoding oocyte-secreted protein 4B isoform X1, whose amino-acid sequence MKASAVLAGLLVLFLLIRSLDNLSVTCAKNWLQVKVRRTPFVDELLFQVHELFLGDGCPVTTELPDSFEFLYSLITCGIRTHESSWGILIESSVTYGSLFINRGGVMPVLCFVKRNDPFTFGEEDIESDNETSGENAQGPGRQKNTPPPEAPSLEPPPGMPCKSEQLRRPDAWRVHHPSILQIYLREIEILVPNHCNEENSPVKNSFSLVGVCNFFF is encoded by the exons ATGAAGGCCTCTGCTGTGTTAGCAGGACTCCTCGTGCTTTTTCTGTTGATCCGTAGTTTGGATAATT TGTCTGTCACCTGTGCTAAAAACTGGCTCCAGGTCAAAGTGAGACGAACGCCATTTGTGGATGAGCTGCTATTCCAGGTTCACGAGCTCTTTCTCGGAGATGGCTGCCCCGTCACCACAGAGCTGCCTGATTCCTTTGAGTTCCTTTACAGTCTTATTACTTGTGGCATCAGGACTCAC GAAAGCTCGTGGGGCATTCTCATTGAAAGCTCAGTCACATATGGATCTTTGTTTATAAACAGAGGAGGTGTCATGCCAGTGCTGTGCTTTGTTAAAAG aaaTGATCCATTCACCTTTGGGGAAGAAGACATAGAAAGTGATAATGAAACATCTGGGGAAAACGCCCAAGGGCCAGGCAGACAGAAAAACACACCACCACCGGAAGCACCATCCTTGGAGCCCCCTCCAGGAATGCCATGCAA gtccgagcagctcaggcgaccagatGCTTGGCGAGTGCACCATCCCAG TATTTTACAGATATACCTCAGAGAGATTGAGATTTTGGTTCCaaaccactgcaatgaagagaattctccagtgaa GAACAGTTTTTCTCTTGTTGgagtatgtaatttttttttttaa
- the OOSP4B gene encoding oocyte-secreted protein 4B isoform X6, which translates to MKASAVLAGLLVLFLLIRSLDNLSVTCAKNWLQVKVRRTPFVDELLFQVHELFLGDGCPVTTELPDSFEFLYSLITCGIRTHESSWGILIESSVTYGSLFINRGGVMPVLCFVKRNDPFTFGEEDIESDNETSGENAQGPGRQKNTPPPEAPSLEPPPGMPCKNSFSLVGVCNFFF; encoded by the exons ATGAAGGCCTCTGCTGTGTTAGCAGGACTCCTCGTGCTTTTTCTGTTGATCCGTAGTTTGGATAATT TGTCTGTCACCTGTGCTAAAAACTGGCTCCAGGTCAAAGTGAGACGAACGCCATTTGTGGATGAGCTGCTATTCCAGGTTCACGAGCTCTTTCTCGGAGATGGCTGCCCCGTCACCACAGAGCTGCCTGATTCCTTTGAGTTCCTTTACAGTCTTATTACTTGTGGCATCAGGACTCAC GAAAGCTCGTGGGGCATTCTCATTGAAAGCTCAGTCACATATGGATCTTTGTTTATAAACAGAGGAGGTGTCATGCCAGTGCTGTGCTTTGTTAAAAG aaaTGATCCATTCACCTTTGGGGAAGAAGACATAGAAAGTGATAATGAAACATCTGGGGAAAACGCCCAAGGGCCAGGCAGACAGAAAAACACACCACCACCGGAAGCACCATCCTTGGAGCCCCCTCCAGGAATGCCATGCAA GAACAGTTTTTCTCTTGTTGgagtatgtaatttttttttttaa
- the OOSP4B gene encoding oocyte-secreted protein 4B isoform X2, which produces MKASAVLAGLLVLFLLIRSLDNLSVTCAKNWLQVKVRRTPFVDELLFQVHELFLGDGCPVTTELPDSFEFLYSLITCGIRTHESSWGILIESSVTYGSLFINRGGVMPVLCFVKRNDPFTFGEEDIESDNETSGENAQGPGRQKNTPPPEAPSLEPPPGMPCNILQIYLREIEILVPNHCNEENSPVKNSFSLVGVCNFFF; this is translated from the exons ATGAAGGCCTCTGCTGTGTTAGCAGGACTCCTCGTGCTTTTTCTGTTGATCCGTAGTTTGGATAATT TGTCTGTCACCTGTGCTAAAAACTGGCTCCAGGTCAAAGTGAGACGAACGCCATTTGTGGATGAGCTGCTATTCCAGGTTCACGAGCTCTTTCTCGGAGATGGCTGCCCCGTCACCACAGAGCTGCCTGATTCCTTTGAGTTCCTTTACAGTCTTATTACTTGTGGCATCAGGACTCAC GAAAGCTCGTGGGGCATTCTCATTGAAAGCTCAGTCACATATGGATCTTTGTTTATAAACAGAGGAGGTGTCATGCCAGTGCTGTGCTTTGTTAAAAG aaaTGATCCATTCACCTTTGGGGAAGAAGACATAGAAAGTGATAATGAAACATCTGGGGAAAACGCCCAAGGGCCAGGCAGACAGAAAAACACACCACCACCGGAAGCACCATCCTTGGAGCCCCCTCCAGGAATGCCATGCAA TATTTTACAGATATACCTCAGAGAGATTGAGATTTTGGTTCCaaaccactgcaatgaagagaattctccagtgaa GAACAGTTTTTCTCTTGTTGgagtatgtaatttttttttttaa
- the OOSP4B gene encoding oocyte-secreted protein 4B isoform X3, which yields MKASAVLAGLLVLFLLIRSLDNLSVTCAKNWLQVKVRRTPFVDELLFQVHELFLGDGCPVTTELPDSFEFLYSLITCGIRTHESSWGILIESSVTYGSLFINRGGVMPVLCFVKRNDPFTFGEEDIESDNETSGENAQGPGRQKNTPPPEAPSLEPPPGMPCKSEQLRRPDAWRVHHPRYTSERLRFWFQTTAMKRILQ from the exons ATGAAGGCCTCTGCTGTGTTAGCAGGACTCCTCGTGCTTTTTCTGTTGATCCGTAGTTTGGATAATT TGTCTGTCACCTGTGCTAAAAACTGGCTCCAGGTCAAAGTGAGACGAACGCCATTTGTGGATGAGCTGCTATTCCAGGTTCACGAGCTCTTTCTCGGAGATGGCTGCCCCGTCACCACAGAGCTGCCTGATTCCTTTGAGTTCCTTTACAGTCTTATTACTTGTGGCATCAGGACTCAC GAAAGCTCGTGGGGCATTCTCATTGAAAGCTCAGTCACATATGGATCTTTGTTTATAAACAGAGGAGGTGTCATGCCAGTGCTGTGCTTTGTTAAAAG aaaTGATCCATTCACCTTTGGGGAAGAAGACATAGAAAGTGATAATGAAACATCTGGGGAAAACGCCCAAGGGCCAGGCAGACAGAAAAACACACCACCACCGGAAGCACCATCCTTGGAGCCCCCTCCAGGAATGCCATGCAA gtccgagcagctcaggcgaccagatGCTTGGCGAGTGCACCATCCCAG ATATACCTCAGAGAGATTGAGATTTTGGTTCCaaaccactgcaatgaagagaattctccagtga
- the OOSP4B gene encoding oocyte-secreted protein 4B isoform X5, producing the protein MKASAVLAGLLVLFLLIRSLDNLSVTCAKNWLQVKVRRTPFVDELLFQVHELFLGDGCPVTTELPDSFEFLYSLITCGIRTHESSWGILIESSVTYGSLFINRGGVMPVLCFVKRNDPFTFGEEDIESDNETSGENAQGPGRQKNTPPPEAPSLEPPPGMPCKYTSERLRFWFQTTAMKRILQ; encoded by the exons ATGAAGGCCTCTGCTGTGTTAGCAGGACTCCTCGTGCTTTTTCTGTTGATCCGTAGTTTGGATAATT TGTCTGTCACCTGTGCTAAAAACTGGCTCCAGGTCAAAGTGAGACGAACGCCATTTGTGGATGAGCTGCTATTCCAGGTTCACGAGCTCTTTCTCGGAGATGGCTGCCCCGTCACCACAGAGCTGCCTGATTCCTTTGAGTTCCTTTACAGTCTTATTACTTGTGGCATCAGGACTCAC GAAAGCTCGTGGGGCATTCTCATTGAAAGCTCAGTCACATATGGATCTTTGTTTATAAACAGAGGAGGTGTCATGCCAGTGCTGTGCTTTGTTAAAAG aaaTGATCCATTCACCTTTGGGGAAGAAGACATAGAAAGTGATAATGAAACATCTGGGGAAAACGCCCAAGGGCCAGGCAGACAGAAAAACACACCACCACCGGAAGCACCATCCTTGGAGCCCCCTCCAGGAATGCCATGCAA ATATACCTCAGAGAGATTGAGATTTTGGTTCCaaaccactgcaatgaagagaattctccagtga
- the LOC102415842 gene encoding oocyte-secreted protein 1 isoform X1: protein MKPSSGLRGLLVLFSLTWTCAGDWSAVKVCCSYFWFYAKIKPTLFHNLYMNPDEAFLGDDCPVTYVSPDAHYEFFYYSNKCGIVTKTFQETLLLQTKIKYMSSNSGDTAEMPVSCVVTKQACMYPLSNETESGDDETSSEDMEVSYIMQSQNDLSTIFSLCAK, encoded by the exons ATGAAGCCTTCCTCAGGATTAAGAGGACTCTTAGTCCTTTTCTCTTTGACATGGACTTGTGCTGGGGATTGGTCAG CTGTGAAAGTATGCTGCAGCTATTTTTGGTTCTATGCCAAGATTAAACCCACACTATTTCACAATTTGTACATGAATCCTGATGAAGCATTTTTAGGAGATGACTGCCCTGTAACCTATGTTTCACCAGATGCTCATTATGAATTTTTCTACTATTCTAATAAATGTGGCATCGTAACCAAA aCTTTCCAGGAGACTCTTCTGCTTCAGACTAAAATCAAGTATATGTCAAGTAACTCTGGAGACACAGCTGAAATGCCCGTGTCGTGTGTCGTCACAAAACAAGCATG catgtaCCCTTTGtcaaatgaaactgaaagtggagatgATGAAACCAGCTCTGAAGACATGGAAGTTTCTTACATAATGCAGTCACA gaACGATCTGAGTACTATATTCTCTCTGTGTGCCAAATGA
- the LOC102415842 gene encoding oocyte-secreted protein 1 isoform X3 encodes MKPSSGLRGLLVLFSLTWTCAGDWSAVKVCCSYFWFYAKIKPTLFHNLYMNPDEAFLGDDCPVTYVSPDAHYEFFYYSNKCGIVTKTFQETLLLQTKIKYMSSNSGDTAEMPVSCVVTKQAWNDLSTIFSLCAK; translated from the exons ATGAAGCCTTCCTCAGGATTAAGAGGACTCTTAGTCCTTTTCTCTTTGACATGGACTTGTGCTGGGGATTGGTCAG CTGTGAAAGTATGCTGCAGCTATTTTTGGTTCTATGCCAAGATTAAACCCACACTATTTCACAATTTGTACATGAATCCTGATGAAGCATTTTTAGGAGATGACTGCCCTGTAACCTATGTTTCACCAGATGCTCATTATGAATTTTTCTACTATTCTAATAAATGTGGCATCGTAACCAAA aCTTTCCAGGAGACTCTTCTGCTTCAGACTAAAATCAAGTATATGTCAAGTAACTCTGGAGACACAGCTGAAATGCCCGTGTCGTGTGTCGTCACAAAACAAGCATG gaACGATCTGAGTACTATATTCTCTCTGTGTGCCAAATGA
- the LOC102415842 gene encoding oocyte-secreted protein 1 isoform X2 has translation MKPSSGLRGLLVLFSLTWTCAGDWSAVKVCCSYFWFYAKIKPTLFHNLYMNPDEAFLGDDCPVTYVSPDAHYEFFYYSNKCGIVTKTFQETLLLQTKIKYMSSNSGDTAEMPVSCVVTKQACMYPLSNETESGDDETSSEDMEVSYIMQSQ, from the exons ATGAAGCCTTCCTCAGGATTAAGAGGACTCTTAGTCCTTTTCTCTTTGACATGGACTTGTGCTGGGGATTGGTCAG CTGTGAAAGTATGCTGCAGCTATTTTTGGTTCTATGCCAAGATTAAACCCACACTATTTCACAATTTGTACATGAATCCTGATGAAGCATTTTTAGGAGATGACTGCCCTGTAACCTATGTTTCACCAGATGCTCATTATGAATTTTTCTACTATTCTAATAAATGTGGCATCGTAACCAAA aCTTTCCAGGAGACTCTTCTGCTTCAGACTAAAATCAAGTATATGTCAAGTAACTCTGGAGACACAGCTGAAATGCCCGTGTCGTGTGTCGTCACAAAACAAGCATG catgtaCCCTTTGtcaaatgaaactgaaagtggagatgATGAAACCAGCTCTGAAGACATGGAAGTTTCTTACATAATGCAGTCACAGTAA